The genomic interval GATCTAAATCTTCTCATAAAATTTCTGATGATACTAGAATTCAATATAGTATTCCTACTCTAAAAAAAATTATTTCTGATTATGGTAAAATAGTCTTAATTTCTCATTTTGGAAGACCAAAAGGAAGCCTCAATAGGGATCATAATTCTTTAAAAATTATAATTCCATTGTTATCTAAACAATTAAAAATACCTATAAAATTTTCTGACAATTGCATAGGAGAAAATGTAAAAAAAAATGTTAAAATGTTAAAAAACAAAGAAATACTATTGTTAGAAAATCTTCGTTTTTATAAAGAAGAAGAAGAAGGAAATGAAAAATTTGCTTTAAAATTAGCAAATTTAGGAGATATTTATGTTAATGAAGCTTTTAGTGTTTCCCATCGTTCACATGCTTCTATAAGTGTCATTCCAAAATTCTTTGATCAAAAAAAGTGTATTGGACTACTAATGAAAAAAGAAATTCAATCTTTAAACAAAGTATTAGGAAAAAATAAAAAAAAACCCATTTCTATCTTATTAGGAGGATCCAAAATATATTCTAAAATAAAGATCATTGAATCTATCATTCACTTTGCAGATAATATATTAATAGGTGGAGGAATGGCGTATCCTTTTATAAAAGAAAAAGGAGGAAATGTTGGAAATTCCATAGTAATAGAAAAAGATGAAAATGAAAAAACAAAACGAATATTAAAAAATATTATTGAAAAATGTAGAAAAAAAAATAACTTATTTTTTCCAAAAGATGTTGTTATAGCGGATTCATTTCATAATCATGCAACTAAGAAGATTGTTTCTATTTATTCTATTCCAAACGGATGGATGGGGTTAGATATTGCTTCTTCATCTATAAAATATTTTTGCGATATAATAAATGAATCAAACACGATTTTTTGGAATGGCCCCTTAGGAGTTTTTGAATTTCCTAATTTTTCTTTAGGTACTAAATCTATAGCAAAAGCAATAGCCAATGCAACTGAGAGAGGAGCTTTTTCTTTAGTTGGAGGAGGCGATACTATTTCCTCATTAAAAATAGAAAAATTAGAAAAAAAAATTAGTTATCTTTCTACTGGAGGTGGGGCAATGCTAGAAAGTTTTAAGAATCAAATTCTTCCCGGTATAAAAGCTATGATTTCATCATAATTTTTTCTTTCGAATTGTCTTTATATTTATTATATTTGTTTTCATTCACATTCTCAATATTTATATTCAATAAAAAATAAAAAAATATGTCATTTAAACTTCCAAAACTATCTTATTCTTATGAGGATTTTGAACCTTATATAGATAGAAAAACTATGGAAATTCATTATACTAAACATCATGCTGGATATACTAACAATTTAAATAAAGCTATTGAAGGGACAGACATGATCAACCTGTCCATAATAGAAATTTTAAGAAGAGCAAATATAGAAACTCCTGCAATACGAAATAATAGCGGAGGATTTTATAATCATAATTTATTTTGGGAAATATTAATTCCTCATTCAGAAAGTTCTTCCCCCAGTATCTATTTAAATGAAGTATTTCAAAAATATTTTAAATCTTTTTCTTCTTTCAAAGAAAAATTCTCTGAAATAGCATTAAATAGATTTGGATCTGGATGGGCATGGCTTTGTGTTAAAGAAAAAAAAGAACTCACTATTTGTTCTACAGGAAATCAAGATAATCCATTAATGTTAGGAATCAATTGTGATTGTGATGGTATCCCAATTTTAGGATTAGATGTTTGGGAACACGCTTATTATCTTAAATATAAGAATCGTCGTATAGATTATATTTCTTCTTTTTGGAACATTGTAAACTGGAAAAAAGTAGAAGAAAACTATAAAAAAGAAATTAATTTAATTAATTAATCAGATTCTAGATACAAACAATAATAAATAAATTAAAAAATCTCTCTCTCTATAGATAGTAGAGACTTATTTTCTATTCATTTTACATCTCTCTATTATTATTTTATTCGTTGTATATATATTATAATCAGAGATTAAATTAGAATTAGAAAATGAAATGAATTAAAATAATTAATGGGGAAAATTATTTTAGAAAATATAAAATTATTCGGATTTCATGGATGCATGCCTGAAGAATCATATGTGGGATCTTATTACACAGTAAATGTAGAGGTAGAATTAGATCTTTATAAAGCCTCTGTTAATGATGACTTATCAAAAACCATTAATTATGTCCACTTATATCGCATCGTGAAAGAAGAAATGGCAACTAATTCTAAATTATTAGAACATTTAGCACAAAGAATAATTCAACGAATAAGAAAAAAATATAGTAAAGTAGATTTGATAAAGTATACAAAAATAAAAATATGTAAAGAAAACCCCCCTTTGCAAAGTAATGTAGATAGAGTCTGTGTTTTACTAGAAGATAAAGATCTAATTAATAAAAATTAAGGCACTGTGGCCGAATGGAAAGGCAGAGGTCTGCAAAACCTTTTATAGCGGTTCGATTCCGCTCTGTGCCTCTCCTCAATTTTCAATTTTTTTAGAATATTTATGTAATAATCTAAATTTGACAGGAGTTATCCCTCTGTTAGGTTATATTTTTTGCACATTTTTTTTTAGTGATGACTTTATAATAGAGTCATTTTTTTTCTAAAAATCATATGATCGATTTACTTATAGAACTTGTTTGTAAAAATTTTAGAAAAAAATACTCTTGCTAATTTCTGAAAAAAAATAAAAAAAAATGGGAAAAGAATTATCTTACTCATCTTTTTTCTATATTTTCTGTACATTTGCGTTAATACATTTTATGATTAAAAATTTGATTTTAAATCAATAACAACAAGATTATTATTAATGAAAAAATGATGAAGATCAATAATATTCTCATTTCACATCCTCTCACAGGTTCAGATTCTCCGTATTTAAAATTAAGTAAAAATAAAAATGTAAAAATAGATTTTAGATCTTTTATAGAAGTAAAAGGGGCATCATCTAGTGATATTAGAAAACAAAAAATTAATTTTTCTGATTTTACTGTTGTTCTTTTTACAAGCAAGAATTCAGTAGACCACTATTTTAGATTAGCAAAATCTATGCGTTTCAAAGTTCCTATCTCTATGAAATATGTCTGTCAAACAGAAACAATTGCTTACTATTTACAAAAGTATGTAGTCTATAGAAAAAGAAAAATTCACATTGGAAAAAAATCTTTTAAAGATATACTTCCTTACATAAAAAAAAATTCAAAAGAAAAATTTCTTTTTCCGTCTTCAAACATATTCAATCCAGAAATCTCAAACATGTTAAATACATTGAATCTTTTCTGGAAAAGAGCAATCTTATATAAAACTTCTTCCAGTGATTTATCTGATTTAAAACATATTATATATTACGATATATTAGTTTTTTTTAGTCCCGCATGTATCAAATCTTTATTTGAAAATTTCCCAAATTTTGATCAAAATAATATAAAGATCGCAACTTTTGGAAAAAAAACTTTGGACGCTGCTTCCAAAGCAGGATTGAAAATAGCTATAAAAGTACCGACTCCAGAATTTCCTTCTATGTCCATGGCACTAGAAAAATACATAAAAGAATATCGTTAAACTTTTTTTGACTCATTACTCAACTGTTACTGATTTAGCTAAATTTCTAGGTTGATCCACGTTTTCACCTCTTATAAATGCAATTTGATAAGCCAATAGTTGAAGAGGAATCACCGTTAACAACGGACTAAGTTCTTCAGAAATATTAGGTATCTTTATAACGTAATCTGACAACATAGATACTTGAACGTCTCCTTCATTGACTATAGATATAATTTTCCCTTTTCTAGCTTTAATTTCCTGAATATTTCCTATTATCTTTTCATAACATCCTTTTTTTGTTGCAATGATAACTACTGGCATATTTTCATCTATTAAAGCAATAGGACCATGTTTCATTTCAGCAGCAGGATATCCTTCAGCATGGATATAAGAAATTTCTTTTAATTTTAAAGCCCCTTCCAAAGCTACTGGAAAATTGATTCCTCTTCCTAAATAAAGAAAATTATTTACATTGTAATATGCTTTAGCTATTTTTTCTATATCGTTTTCAATCATTTCTAAAGTCCTGTTTACTTTTTCTGGAATCAATCCAAATTCTTGGCATAAATGATTGTAACGATATTCTGTAAGAGATAATCTATATTTTCCTATCTTCAAAGCTAATAAAACAAGAACTGCTATTTGTGCAGTAAATGCTTTTGTAGAAGCTACTCCAATTTCAGGACCTGCATGTGTATAAGCCCCTGCATCCACATTTCTAGCAATAGAAGAACCTACAACGTTACAAATTCCGAAAACGAAAACACCTTTCTTTTTTGCTAATTTCAAAGCAGATAAAGTATCTGCAGTTTCTCCTGATTGAGAAATCACTATCACAA from Blattabacterium cuenoti carries:
- a CDS encoding superoxide dismutase, which produces MSFKLPKLSYSYEDFEPYIDRKTMEIHYTKHHAGYTNNLNKAIEGTDMINLSIIEILRRANIETPAIRNNSGGFYNHNLFWEILIPHSESSSPSIYLNEVFQKYFKSFSSFKEKFSEIALNRFGSGWAWLCVKEKKELTICSTGNQDNPLMLGINCDCDGIPILGLDVWEHAYYLKYKNRRIDYISSFWNIVNWKKVEENYKKEINLIN
- a CDS encoding phosphoglycerate kinase, encoding MENIIDKIKTVNDFNFKNKVALVRVDFNVPVDRSKSSHKISDDTRIQYSIPTLKKIISDYGKIVLISHFGRPKGSLNRDHNSLKIIIPLLSKQLKIPIKFSDNCIGENVKKNVKMLKNKEILLLENLRFYKEEEEGNEKFALKLANLGDIYVNEAFSVSHRSHASISVIPKFFDQKKCIGLLMKKEIQSLNKVLGKNKKKPISILLGGSKIYSKIKIIESIIHFADNILIGGGMAYPFIKEKGGNVGNSIVIEKDENEKTKRILKNIIEKCRKKNNLFFPKDVVIADSFHNHATKKIVSIYSIPNGWMGLDIASSSIKYFCDIINESNTIFWNGPLGVFEFPNFSLGTKSIAKAIANATERGAFSLVGGGDTISSLKIEKLEKKISYLSTGGGAMLESFKNQILPGIKAMISS
- a CDS encoding uroporphyrinogen-III synthase, coding for MKINNILISHPLTGSDSPYLKLSKNKNVKIDFRSFIEVKGASSSDIRKQKINFSDFTVVLFTSKNSVDHYFRLAKSMRFKVPISMKYVCQTETIAYYLQKYVVYRKRKIHIGKKSFKDILPYIKKNSKEKFLFPSSNIFNPEISNMLNTLNLFWKRAILYKTSSSDLSDLKHIIYYDILVFFSPACIKSLFENFPNFDQNNIKIATFGKKTLDAASKAGLKIAIKVPTPEFPSMSMALEKYIKEYR
- the folB gene encoding dihydroneopterin aldolase, which encodes MGKIILENIKLFGFHGCMPEESYVGSYYTVNVEVELDLYKASVNDDLSKTINYVHLYRIVKEEMATNSKLLEHLAQRIIQRIRKKYSKVDLIKYTKIKICKENPPLQSNVDRVCVLLEDKDLINKN